TCTCACCAATGGCGACTACTACTACCGGAGCTGGTACCGCGATCTTCCCCCGCAATCACTCCAGCGCCATGAAGTAGTTGCGGGCTATCTCATCGCATACGGAGCTTCGTACGATCTCAGTGTGGCGGCTAAATTTGGCGATACGGGCCGTGTAAGGGAACTGCTCGATGCAGACCCGTCACTCGTCAAAAAACTGCCTGATTATGTTTCTTACTATTCCGGTTATGCGCTGCGGAATGCAGCAGGAGCAGGCCATCTGGCCACCGTTCAACTACTCCTGGAAAGAGGAGCGGACCCTAATTTTCCGGAACTGGACATCGCTCCGCGGGGTGGCGCTCTGCACGCTGCAATAGGGGGCCATCACCGTCTGATCGCCCAATTGCTCCTGGAACATGGCGCTGATCCAAATGCTGCTGTTGAGTCTTCCGGCAATTGTATGTCGCGCGCCAAAGCTTTCAATGCACCTCCTGAGCTGATCAACCTCCTGGCGCTGTACGGCGGCGCACAAACGGTGGAACTATTATGCTATTATAACAACCTGGAAGAGTTATCGCAGGTATTCCAGTCAAACCCTCTACTGCATGTGCCGCCGGAAGCGCTCGATGCAGCAATCGGAGAGGGACATCAACTCGTTGTTGAATTATTGCTTCGCTATCAACCAGATCTTTTGAAAAAACATTCGCTGGGAAGTATCTCCAATATAAATTTCGCCAGATGGCTGATGAAGAATGGACTGAATCCGAACAATGCCGACTGGCTGGGCATTACACCGCTTCACCGCGCTGCATCCGAAGGTAATATTGAATTGGCTGCACTTTGCCTTGAATACGGCGCAAACATCGATGCCATTGAATCTGATTATTTCTCCACGCCGTTGGGCTGGGCCGCCCGCAAGGGACAGCGCAGCATGGCGGCTTTCCTGCTGCAGGAAGGCGCTGATGCATTGGCGCCCAAACATATCCCATGGGCACAACCCGCCGCATGGGCCGAAAGAATGGGCTATGAAGATATTGTGCTGCTCCTGCTGGATTGAGCTGCTGGTATCAAAATTGAAGCGGCCTCCATATGGAAAAAGAATTATTTACTTACACTGGCAATCCCCTGTTCTCCCACAAATACACCTGTGATCCAACGGTGATCACTTATGCCGGAAGGCTGTTCCTGTACACAGGTCATGATGAGGCCGGGGCAGGAGTGAACGCTTATGTGATGAACAACTGGCTTTGTTTTTCCACGCAGGACCTGGTGGAATGGGAAGAATATCCGATGCCGCTGAAAGCAAAGGATTTCTCCTGGGCCAGTGGGGACGCATACGCCAGTTGCATGGTGCATCATAATGATAAATTCTACTGGTTTGTTGCAGTATCCCATGCGTCTATAAAAGGAAAAGCAATTGGTGTTGCTGTTTCCGGTAGACCGGAAGGGCCTTTCAAAGACGCTCTGGGAGCGGCTTTGGTCTCTCACGATATGTTGCCGGCTGATGCTGGTGAAAAAGCCAATCTCGATCCTTCCGTATTGATCGATCATGATGGACAGGCATATTTATACTGGGGTAATCAACAATGTTATTGCGCAAGATTGAAGCCGGACCTTGCCGGGATTGATGGGCCCATTTCCATTATTCCATTACCCGGTTTTATGGAAGGAGCGCATATTCATGAACGTAATGGATGGTATTATCTGTCTTATGGATATGGCTATCCTGAAAAAGTGGCTTATGCCATGAGCCGTCATCCGGAAGGGCCATGGGAGTTTGTGGGGATCCTGAATGAGATCCCCGGCAACTGCGCCACCAACAGGCCTGCTATCATCCGGTTCAACGGGCAGGATTATTTCATCTACCACAACGGTGCGTTGAAAAATGGGGGAAGTCACCGGAGATCGGTTTGTATAGACAGGCTGGAGTATAACCAGGATGGAACGATGAAGCGGGTGATCATGACCAGCGAGGGCATATTACCCGCAGGATCATCTATGAGACAATTATAGAAAGATGGAATTCGCATATTGAAGCCCGGGAAATGCCCGGGCTTCTTCGTTATATAAAAAATGGAAAACAAAACTTTTGTATTTTCATAGAGAAGATGATAATTCTGAAATAGTATACAGGATTCAATAAACAGGAATGGAAAACTATGCCGTTATACTGCTGATCATGGCCCTCATGATCGTTGCATCGGGTTTTGCTGAAAAGATGAAAGTTGCCGTGCCGGTGGTGCTTCTGATTGTTGGCATCGTGATCGGATTTGTGCCTGCTATGCCGGCCCTGGAGCTGAATCCGGAGATCATCATGCTGTTATTCCTTCCTCCCTTGCTCTACGATGCTGCTTTCAATATCTCCTTCAAGGATTTCAAAACAAATATCAATACCATCAGTACCCTTGCCATCGGTTTGGTTTTTATTACCACTGCAGGTATTGCGGCCGTGGCGTATTACATGATCCCGGGCATGACCTGGCCGCTGGCATTCGTATTGGGCGCAATCCTTTCTGCTACTGATGCCGTTGCAGCGATCGGTATCACCAAAGGGCTGGGGCTTCCACATAAGACCGTCACCATCCTGGAAGGAGAGAGCCTCGTGAATGATGCATCGGCATTGGTGGCATATCGTTTTGCCGTTGCAGCGGTAACCGGAATTGCTTTTGTTACCTGGAAGGCATTGTTGCAATTCCTGATCGTATTGGGAGGCGGTTTTCTGGTTGGATTAGTCCTGGTGAAAGCTTTATCA
This portion of the Pseudobacter ginsenosidimutans genome encodes:
- a CDS encoding ankyrin repeat domain-containing protein → MNQQQDPRISVMRQPEDLLSDEWQPWWQGKGTSVWKMLTSAITGDLHNIKQLLEQEPGLLHCSYRYYFPLYFAIRENHPQLVEFLLKNTPRPGSNPGRLPEIARERGNHAMADFVEKLLRELYDIRPEGETLASTIKQGNLPALQKMIKQQPSLIRAADSFGNKAIHWAVLTRQLPIIRFLLEHGADINAQRPDGARPLDLTNGDYYYRSWYRDLPPQSLQRHEVVAGYLIAYGASYDLSVAAKFGDTGRVRELLDADPSLVKKLPDYVSYYSGYALRNAAGAGHLATVQLLLERGADPNFPELDIAPRGGALHAAIGGHHRLIAQLLLEHGADPNAAVESSGNCMSRAKAFNAPPELINLLALYGGAQTVELLCYYNNLEELSQVFQSNPLLHVPPEALDAAIGEGHQLVVELLLRYQPDLLKKHSLGSISNINFARWLMKNGLNPNNADWLGITPLHRAASEGNIELAALCLEYGANIDAIESDYFSTPLGWAARKGQRSMAAFLLQEGADALAPKHIPWAQPAAWAERMGYEDIVLLLLD
- a CDS encoding glycoside hydrolase family 43 protein, with protein sequence MEKELFTYTGNPLFSHKYTCDPTVITYAGRLFLYTGHDEAGAGVNAYVMNNWLCFSTQDLVEWEEYPMPLKAKDFSWASGDAYASCMVHHNDKFYWFVAVSHASIKGKAIGVAVSGRPEGPFKDALGAALVSHDMLPADAGEKANLDPSVLIDHDGQAYLYWGNQQCYCARLKPDLAGIDGPISIIPLPGFMEGAHIHERNGWYYLSYGYGYPEKVAYAMSRHPEGPWEFVGILNEIPGNCATNRPAIIRFNGQDYFIYHNGALKNGGSHRRSVCIDRLEYNQDGTMKRVIMTSEGILPAGSSMRQL